A single region of the Raphanus sativus cultivar WK10039 chromosome 1, ASM80110v3, whole genome shotgun sequence genome encodes:
- the LOC108862425 gene encoding conserved oligomeric Golgi complex subunit 6, with protein MSSTVGLAPGLSRKLKKVLECRTDTPDLVASLNALSSFYDENTPHARRNLRSTIEKRALEINSEFLSAADSTQIALDRVEEEVNALADCCDKIAAALSSSAETTSDIISTTERLKQELEVTTQRQEIVNCFLRDYQLSNEEIKALREDELDESFFQALSHVQEIHSNCKLLLRTHHQRAGLELMGVMAMYQEGAYERLCRWVQAECRKLGDTDNPEVGDLLRTAVRCLKEKPALFKYCAEEVGNLRHNALFRRFISALTRGGPGGMPRPIEVHAHDPLRYVGDMLGWLHQALASERELVHALFDIDSADHKSTAKKTTENDSLKAAESDFTFVLDRIFEGVCRPFKVRVEQVLQSQPSLIISYKLTNTLEFYSYTISDLLGRDTALCNTIGMVKDAAQKTFFDILKTRGEKLLRYPPPVAIDLSPPPAVREGVSLTLEIIENYNSMMVSASGEKPAFDPVLSALLDPIIKMCEQAAEAHKSKMSGQLTRRNRTSSDSSQLTSVDALLSSSSAPPQNNETPSKIFLINCLCAIQQPLLRHDVASQYVTNIGSMIENHINLLVQKEVDTLLQRCGLSDKMQIFRSSTTTELPLSERQETSPAMLSECLKAFFGLVLGSEGSLPEFEQIQVPKLRSEACVRVAKTLAEDYEVIYRAVTDQQNGYPDPKSLARHPPDQIRTILGI; from the exons ATGTCTTCGACGGTGGGATTAGCGCCGGGACTATCTCGGAAGCTTAAGAAGGTACTCGAATGCCGTACGGATACTCCGGATCTGGTGGCCTCGCTAAACGCCTTGTCCTCATTCTACGACGAGAACACCCCTCACGCGCGGCGGAACCTCAGATCGACGATCGAGAAGCGCGCGCTCGAGATCAACAGCGAGTTCCTTAGCGCGGCCGATTCGACTCAGATCGCGCTGGATCGCGTGGAGGAGGAAGTGAACGCTTTGGCCGATTGCTGCGACAAGATCGCGGCGGCGCTGAGCAGCTCGGCGGAGACCACGAGCGATATCATAAGCACGACGGAGAGGCTGAAGCAAGAGCTTGAGGTTACTACTCAGAGGCAGGAGATCGTCAATTGCTTTCTTCGTGATTATCAGCTTTCGAACGAAGAg ATTAAAGCGCTTAGGGAAGATGAATTGGATGAGAGTTTCTTCCAAGCGTTATCTCATGTTCAGGAGATTCATTCCAATTGCAAATTGCTTCTCAGGACGCATCATCAG CGAGCTGGCTTGGAGTTGATGGGTGTAATGGCTATGTACCAAGAAGGAGCGTATGAGCGTCTTTGCAG GTGGGTTCAGGCTGAGTGTAGGAAACTGGGTGATACGGACAACCCAGAGGTTGGTGACCTTTTGAGGACTGCTGTTCGATGTCTTAAAGAGAAACCTGCGCTCTTCAAATATTGTGCAGAGGAG GTAGGGAATCTGAGACACAATGCGTTATTTAGAAGGTTTATTAGCGCTCTTACACGTGGAGGACCTGGAGGAATGCCTAGACCTATTGAAGTTCATGCCCATGACCCCTTACGATATGTTGGAGACATGCTTGGGTGGCTGCATCAG GCTTTGGCATCAGAAAGAGAACTGGTTCATGCTTTATTTGACATAGACTCAGCAGACCACAAATCAACCGCAAAGAAGACCACCGAGAATGATTCCCTAAAGGCAGCAGAATCTGATTTTACATTTGTGCTGGATAGAATTTTCGAAGGAGTTTGCCGGCCATTTAAAGTGAGAGTCGAACAAGTGCTGCAGTCACAACCAagtcttattatttcttataaacTCACCAACACCTTGGAGTTCTACAGCTACACT ATCTCAGATTTACTCGGGCGAGACACTGCTCTGTGTAATACAATTGGGATGGTTAAGGATGCTGCACAGAAAACCTTCTTCGACATTCTTAAAACCCGAGGGGAGAAGCTTCTGCGGTACCCTCCACCTGTAGCTATTGATCTATCCCCACCTCCAGCTGTCCGAGAAGGAGTTTCTCTAACTCTTGAGATAATCGAGAACTACAACAGCATGATGGTTTCCGCTTCAGGGGAGAAACCGGCTTTTGATCCCGTCCTCTCTGCACTGCTCGACCCTATCATTAAG ATGTGTGAGCAAGCGGCAGAGGCGCACAAATCGAAAATGAGCGGCCAATTAACCAGACGAAACAGAACAAGTTCCGACTCAAGCCAGTTAACATCAGTCGATGCTCTACTCTCTAGCAGCTCGGCCCCACCACAG AACAATGAAACACCTTCGAAGATATTCCTCATCAACTGTTTATGCGCGATCCAACAACCTTTGCTAAGACACGATGTGGCGTCGCAGTACGTGACCAACATCGGATCAATGATCGAGAACCACATAAACCTCCTTGTCCAGAAAGAAGTCGACACGCTCCTCCAAAGATGCGGTCTTTCAGACAAAATGCAAATTTTCCGCTCCTCCACCACAACTGAACTTCCTTTGTCTGAACGACAGGAGACGTCACCCGCAATGCTGTCGGAATGCCTCAAGGCCTTCTTCGGCCTCGTTTTGGGAAGCGAAGGCTCTCTTCCTGAGTTCGAGCAGATACAAGTCCCTAAACTCAGGTCCGAAGCTTGCGTGCGGGTGGCTAAAACGTTAGCTGAAGATTATGAAGTTATATACCGAGCAGTGACGGATCAGCAAAACGGATATCCAGATCCGAAATCCCTCGCTCGACATCCACCGGATCAGATCCGAACCATTCTCGGTATATGA
- the LOC130495119 gene encoding LOW QUALITY PROTEIN: formin-like protein 14 (The sequence of the model RefSeq protein was modified relative to this genomic sequence to represent the inferred CDS: inserted 1 base in 1 codon), producing MSLLSRFFYKRPPDGLLEFADRVYVFDSCFCTEVLADDLYQIFLHEVINDLHEDFPESSFLAFNFREGEKRSVFAETLCEYDVTVLEYPRQYEGCPLLPLSLIQHFLRVCENWLSRGNRHDVILLHCERGGWPLLAFILASFLIFRKVHSGERRTLEIVHREAPKGLLQLLSPLNPFPSQLRYLQYVARRNISPEWPPPERSLSLDCVIIRAIPNFDSQHGCRPIIRIFGRNYSSTSGLSTEMLYSMSNKKKPLRHYRQAECDVIKLDIQCWVQGDVVLECVHMDLEPEREVMMFRVMFNTAFIRSNILMLNSDNLDILWEAKDHYPKGFRAEVLFGEVENALPQKVPTPIVNGDETGGLPIEAFSKVQELFSGVDLAENGDDAALWLLKQLAAINDAKEFTRFRHRGGFYMNSPDSEEETNTSSAADSSDEGFDAIHRPRISLAFDNDDTEDIPISFASESSEEPNEFSRGQQQEVPSKDSVQPSVLPSSATLLPPPPPPPLPISSSRDPLTTSHQPINKTPPPPPPPPPFSRSISPPSAPPPPPPPPSFGSTVNKLQAQTPPPPPPPPPFSRSISPPSAPPPPPPLLPPPFGNTGNKLQAQPPPPPPPPPPFSRSVLPPSAPPPPPAPPPPPPPPPFSRSISPPSALPPPPPPPPPPFGNSGNKLQAQPPPPPPPPPISHSVPARAGPPSAPPPPPPPPRKANISNAPMPPPPPPLPPSSGKLGAPPPPPPPPHLPSPKLGAPSPPPPPHPPSSAKLGAPRPPPPPPLSKTPAPPPPPLSKTPAPPPPALGRGTSSGPPPLGAKGSNAPPPPPAEGRGRASSGLGRGRGVXVPTAAPTKTVLKPLHWSKVTRAAKGSLWAADTQKQENQPRAPEIDISELESLFSAVSDTAAKKSTGRRGSNINKPEKVQLVDLRRANNCEIMLTKIKIPLPDMLSAVLALDSSVLDIDQVENLIKFCPTKEEMELLRNYTGDKEMLGKCEQFFMELMKVPRIEAKLRVFGFKITFASQSEELKSCLNTINVAAKEVRESAKLRQIMQTILTLGNALNQGTARGSAVGFKLDSLLKLSDTRARNNKMTLMHYLCKLVGEKMPELLDFPSDLVHLEAASKIELKTLAEEMQAATKGLAKVEHELSASENDGAISVGFRKVLKEFLDIAEEEVRLLASLYTESGRNADSLCHYFGEDPARCPFEQVTKILTLFMKTFIKSREENEKQAEADKKKLEKEAMKEKPLVKKDGADP from the exons ATGTCTCTGCTAAGTAGGTTCTTTTACAAGAGACCACCAGATGGGTTGCTTGAGTTTGCTGATAGAGTTTATG TTTTTGATTCTTGTTTTTGCACGGAAGTGTTGGCTGATGACTTGTACCAAATCTTTCTCCACGAAGTCATCAACGATCTACACGAAGACTTCCCCGAATCATCTTTCCTCGCTTTCAATTTCCGAGAAGGCGAGAAAAGAAGCGTCTTCGCCGAGACTCTCTGCGAATACGACGTCACGGTCCTCGAGTATCCACGCCAATACGAAGGCTGCCCTTTGCTCCCTTTATCACTCATCCAGCACTTTCTCCGCGTCTGTGAGAATTGGCTATCTCGTGGGAACCGTCACGATGTTATTCTTCTTCACTGCGAGAGAGGAGGCTGGCCGCTTCTGGCTTTTATCCTCGCCAGCTTTCTTATTTTCAGGAAAGTTCATAGCGGTGAGCGCAGGACTCTTGAGATTGTGCATCGTGAGGCTCCTAAAGGTCTTCTGCAGCTGCTCTCTCCCTTGAACCCTTTCCCTTCTCAGCTTCGTTATCTTCAGTATGTGGCCAGGAGGAACATCAGTCCTGAGTGGCCGCCTCCTGAGAGATCTCTTTCTTTGGATTGTGTGATTATTCGTGCTATTCCCAACTTTGACTCCCAGCATGGATGCAGACCCATTATACGTATCTTTGGAAGAAACTACAGTAGCACCTCTGGTCTTTCCACCGAGATGCTTTATTCTATGTCTAATAAGAAAAAGCCCCTTCGGCATTACCGACAG GCAGAATGTGACGTGATCAAACTTGACATCCAGTGCTGGGTGCAAGGAGATGTTGTACTGGAGTGTGTGCATATGGATTTAGAACCAGAACGAGAGGTTATGATGTTCCGTGTGATGTTCAATACTGCATTTATCAGGTCCAACATACTAATGTTGAACTCGGACAACTTGGATATTCTTTGGGAGGCCAAGGATCATTATCCAAAAGGGTTTCGAGCAGAG GTTTTGTTTGGAGAAGTTGAGAATGCTTTGCCTCAGAAAGTTCCAACCCCAATAGTAAATGGTGATGAGACTGGTGGCTTGCCCATCGAAGCCTTTTCTAAAGTTCAAGAACTTTTTAGTGGTGTGGATTTGGCTGAAAATGGAGACGATGCTGCTCTGTGGTTGCTGAAACAACTTGCTGCAATAAATGATGCAAAGGAGTTCACAAGATTTCGGCACAGAGGGGGTTTCTACATGAATTCTCCTGACTCTGAAGAGGAGACCAACACATCTAGTGCAGCTGATAGTTCAGATGAAGGCTTTGATGCCATTCATAGACCTCGCATTTCTCTCGCTTTTGATAATGATGACACCGAAGACATTCCTATATCTTTTGCTTCGGAATCTTCAGAGGAGCCTAACGAATTCTCTCGTGGACAACAGCAAGAAGTTCCATCGAAAGACAGTGTCCAGCCTTCGGTTCTTCCATCTTCTGCCACACTTTTACCtccgccaccaccaccgcctcTCCCTATTTCCAGCAGTAGAGATCCTCTGACAACATCACACCAGCCTATCAACAAaaccccaccaccaccacctcctcctccacctttCTCTAGAAGCATTTCTCCACCTTCagctccacctcctccaccaccaccaccttcaTTTGGGAGCACAGTAAATAAACTTCAGGCACAAACacctccaccacctcctcctcctccacctttCTCTAGAAGCATTTCTCCACCTTCAGCTCCACCCCCTCCACCACCACTCCTGCCACCTCCGTTTGGGAACACAGGAAATAAACTTCAGGCGCaaccacctccaccaccacctcctcctccacctttCTCTAGAAGCGTTTTGCCACCTTCAGCTCCACCCCCTCCACC TgcaccacctccaccacctcctcctccacctttCTCTAGAAGCATTTCTCCACCTTCAGCTCTGCCCCCTCCACCACCACCCCCGCCACCTCCGTTTGGGAACTCAGGAAATAAACTTCAGGCGCAACCACCACCCCCACCTCCACCGCCACCTATATCTCATTCTGTTCCTGCTCGTGCTGGCCCACCTTCAGCACCcccaccacctccacctccacctcgTAAGGCTAATATTTCAAATGCCCCCATgccacctcctccaccacctctTCCTCCTTCATCTGGAAAGTTGGGTGCTCCCCCTccgcctccaccaccaccacatcTTCCATCCCCAAAGTTGGGTGCtccctctcctcctccaccaccacatCCTCCTTCATCCGCAAAGTTGGGTGCTCCCCGTccgcctccaccaccaccactatcCAAAACCCCTGCTCCCCCTCCGCCACCTCTATCCAAGACCCCTGCTCCTCCTCCACCAGCGTTGGGTCGTGGTACAAGTAGTGGCCCACCACCATTGGGAGCAAAAGGTTCAAATGCACCGCCGCCACCTCCTGCTGAAGGAAGGGGCAGAGCTTCCTCTGGACTTGGAAGAGGCCGAGGTG GTGTGCCTACTGCCGCACCTACGAAAACCGTGCTAAAGCCTTTGCACTGGTCTAAAGTTACTCGGGCAGCAAAAGGTAGTTTGTGGGCTGCTGATACTCAAAAACAGGAAAATCAACCTCG TGCCCCTGAAATAGATATATCAGAGCTCGAGAGTCTTTTTTCTGCAGTTTCAGATACCGCTGCTAAGAAAAGCACAGGTCGCAGGGGTTCGAATATTAACAAACCTGAGAAAGTTCAACTG GTTGACCTGCGAAGAGCAAATAACTGTGAAATAATGCTTACGAAAATTAAGATTCCTCTACCAGATATGCTT AGCGCAGTTCTAGCCTTAGATTCGTCAGTTCTGGACATCGACCAGGTTGAAAATCTCATCAAATTTTGTCCGACGAAGGAAGAAATGGAATTGTTGAGG aATTATACTGGTGATAAAGAAATGCTTGGAAAGTGTGAACAG TTTTTCATGGAACTAATGAAGGTTCCACGTATAGAAGCAAAGTTACGAGTGTTTGGTTTTAAGATTACCTTTGCTTCTCAG TCGGAAGAATTAAAAAGCTGCCTCAATACAATAAACGTTGCTGCTAAAGAG GTGAGGGAGTCTGCAAAGTTGCGTCAGATTATGCAAACAATATTAACACTAGGAAATGCTCTGAATCAGGGAACTGCAAGAG GGTCTGCTGTGGGATTCAAACTGGATAGCCTTCTTAAATTATCTGATACTCGTGCAAGAAATAACAAAATGACTTTGATGCATTACTTATGCAAG CTTGTTGGTGAAAAAATGCCAGAGTTGCTGGATTTTCCCAGTGACCTTGTTCACTTGGAAGCTGCCTCGAAG ATTGAATTGAAAACGTTGGCTGAAGAAATGCAGGCGGCGACTAAAGGCCTTGCAAAGGTTGAACACGAACTCAGTGCTTCAGAAAACGATGGTGCAATATCTGTGGGCTTCCGAAAG GTCTTGAAGGAGTTTCTTGATATCGCTGAAGAAGAAGTGAGGTTGCTTGCTTCTTTATATACAGAATCG GGGAGAAATGCAGATTCCTTGTGCCACTACTTCGGTGAGGATCCAGCTCGGTGTCCTTTCGAACAAG TGACCAAGATTCTGACTCTTTTCATGAAAACTTTCATCAAATCACGAGAGGAGAATGAAAAACAAGCGGAGGCTGACAAGAAGAAACTGGAGAAAGAAGCAATGAAGGAGAAGCCATTGGTAAAGAAAGACGGTGCTGATCCATAG